The genomic DNA TCATCAAAATCACCTTTTGAAGGAGGAGATTCCGATGTCCTTTTACCAGCAAGCCCTGCAGGCGAACGCCCGCTACGCGGAGGGTTTTCAGCATGGCGACTTGCCTACCCCGCCATCTCGCAAGGCGGTAGTGCTCACCTGTATGGACGCCCGTCTGATGCCCGACCAGTTTCTGGGCTTTGGTATTGGCGAGGCGCACGTTATCCGCAACGCGGGCGCGTTGGCGACGGACGATGCCATCCGCTCGCTGGTTATCTCCACTAATCTGCTGGGCACGCGCGAGATCCTGATCATCGCCCACACTGGTTGTGGGATGCTTACCTTCCGCGACGAAGAGGTGCAGAAACAGCTGCAGCAGCAGTACGGCGCGGACGCCAGCGGACTCGCTCTGCACGCTTTCCCCGACCTGCACGAGAGCGTACGCCGGCAGGTACAACGAGTGCGCGAATGTCCCTTCATCGCGAAGGATATCCCTGTGTACGGGTTGATTTACCATGTGGAGACGGGCAGATTAGAGGAGGTCGTACAGGCATAGACGCCTCCTTCGCAGTCTCATAGCGAGGGTATTGCAACACCCTCGCTATGACGCAAAAGGGCATGGTAGCAACCCCGCCTTCTAGAGAGCATGCTAAACCTTTGAATATCCCCTCTGGCAGATTCCCCGTTTACAGGTTACAATAATCGGTGGAAGCAAGTAACCTGTAGAGGACCCGTACAACATGAACCGCGAACGCGCGCTGAAGGCTTTTCAGGGCGAGATGACCGATCGCATCCCGCACTGGGAGATCATCTCCTGCCCGGACGCTATCGAGTACATCACTGGCATCGACCCGTGGCAGCATCCGCGTCTGGCGCAGAGGGCACTGGTGGAGCGCTATGCCATTGACCTGTATACGCTGCCTGCCGAGGATACTCCTGTCCCACGACCACCGGACGGGGTGGTGTACGAAGATGCGGAAGGGCGCAAGACCGTGCGCTGGGGGTGGGACCACACCTGGCACTGGGACTGGGGACACCGCTTCGAGTGCGTTGAGGATGTGCTGCGCTATCAGCCGCTGGAGCACTGGGATTACCGCGACATGGACCCGCTGGGCATAGACCTTTCACCGTCAGAAGAGGATCTGGCAAGGCGGTTTCAGGAGCAGGTAGATCGCGACCGCGCTGCCAACGGTGATCTCTGTCTGGAGATCGGGCATTTCTACAATACGCTGTTCATGTGGCCGCTTCTGACCTTTGGCTGGGAGCTTTGGCTAGAGGTAGCGGTATGCTACCCGCAGGAGGCGAAACGCCTGTTGCGCGACTTTGCTGAGATCTCACGCAAGGTGTTCCGCGCGTGGGCGAAGACGGATGTGCAGGTCTTCTCCAGCCATGACGACATCTGCCACCGGCAGGGACCGGTCTTTTCACCGAAGTGGTTACGCGAGAATATCTACCCCTACTACGAAGAGTTTTGGGGTTATCTGAAGGCATCGGGCAAGAAGATATTCTTCGTCTCCGATGGCAATGTGGACCTGGTGGCGGATGACGTGCTGGCATGTGGAGCAGACGGTATCTTCTGCGAAACCTACACCGACTGGAAAGCCTTCGCCCGCAAGCATCCCGACAAGGTGTTGCTGGGAGGCGGCGATAACCGGATTATCATGAGTAATGACCGTGAGGCAATCGAAGCGATGGTGCGCGAGATGGCAGAGGTCGGTTGTCACATGCCCGGCTACTTTTTCTGTGTGGGTAACCACCTGACATGGGACCTGCCACCGGAGGGTGTGAAGGTTTACTTCGACGCTGCCGAGAAGTACGGAGTACGTAGCGTATGATGGAGGCGGCGATATTCGACATCGACGGCGTGCTGGTGGACTCACCGCACGAACGCGCGTGGGGAGAAACTTTACAAAGACTCATGAGTACCCGCTGGGCAGATATCGCTTCTGGCTCCCGCTATGCACCGGAGCGCTACACTTCCGAAGTCTATCAGCAGGTCGTATCTGGCAAGCCCAGGCAGGAGGGGGCAGCGGCGTTGTTAGAATACTTTGGTATTCCCGACCCCGACGGCAGGCGCATGCAAGAGCTATGCGACTTCAAACAGCAGATGATTGTGGATCTGATAGAGCACGGGCTGTTTACCGCTTTTGAAGACGGCTTGCGCTTCATTCTCGCGTTGAAGGCTAAGGGGATAAAACTTGCCGCCGCCTCGTCGTCCAAGAACGCCAATCGAATGCTGGAGCGGGTGTTTCTGCAACCTTTCTGCAAAAGGCAATGCCTGCACTTGCCTTTTGTCACCGCTGAAACGCGCCTGATAGACCTGTTCGACGCCAACGTCTGCGGACGTGACTTCGTACACGGCAAGCCGCACCCCGAGATATTCCTCACTGCGGCGGCTTTGCTGGGCGTCCCTCCTGAACGATGCGTCGTTATCGAGGATGCACCCGCAGGAGTGCAGGCGGCGAAGGCAGGGGGGATGCGCTGTGTCGGCGTGGCGCGACGGGGCGACACCGACCTGTTGCTCGCTGCTGGCGCGGACCGGGTGGTAGTAAGTCTGGACGAGGTGAACCTCGAGGAGCTGTGAGGAGGTATGGACGAGTACGACTTTATCGACGGCTGGATCATCCGCGAAACGACGTACAAACCGGAAGAGGAGAGCGCAAAAGCAACCGTTTTCGCGCTGGCGAACGGCTACATGGGACTGCGCGGAGCAGGGGAGGAACTCCCTCCCACCATCCCAGGCGTCAAGGGATGTTACATCAACGGCATCTACGATACCCCGCGCGGCAAGCTTACCGAGCGCGAGTTCCCCAACATGCCCGATTGGACGTTCATCCAGTTCTGGGCGGACCATGACCCATTTGACCCCGCCAACATGGGCGAACTGCTGGAATACAGTCGCGAGCTGGATATGCGCAGGGGGGTGATGCGCCGGTACATCCGCTGGCGAAGCCCATCGGGCAAAACGGTGCGTATGGAGAGCCAGCGTCTGCTCAGCATGACACACCGGCACGTGGGGGTTATTCGTTACCGGCTGCTTGCCGAAGACCCGGTGCACATCGAACTGCGTTCCAGCATCGACGGAGCGGTGAACAACCGCTGGGCGTATCACTTCAAGCGGTTCACCCGCCGGCAGGATGGCGAGGAAGACTATCTGGAAGTGGAGACCTTCGAGCCCGGCTACCATATCGGCGTGATGGCGAGACACGAGGTGCATACACCCGCGCAGGTCAGCGTGGAACGGGACGACCCTACGGACCGCTGCGTACAGACCATCTTCACCTTTGACCTGCAGCCGGAGCAGGAGTTCGAACTGACCAAATGGTGCGCCCTGACCGATAGCCGTTTCAGCGAGGGTGACCTGCACGCACTCTGCCTTGCCGAACTGGATAGCGTCTGTGCGCTGGGCTTCGAGGCGTTGAAGGCGGAAAATGCGTACCGCTGGGAAGATCTCTGGCAGGCATCTGACGTGCAGATTGAGGGCGATGATGAGGCGCAGATGGGCATCCGGTTTGCCATATTCCATCTGCTCGCCGCCGCGCCTTACCATGATGACCGTATCAGCATCCCCGCGCGCGGTTTACAGGGGCAGGATTACTATGGCTCCATCTTCTGGGACTGCGAGATATTCGTGCTCCCTCTGTTCATCTATACCCAGCCGCAGGTGGCGCGGAACATCCTGCGCTATCGCTACCACACGCTCGAGGGCGCGAGGCGGAAGGCGAAGAAGCTGGGCTTTCAGGGGGCATACTATGCCTGGCAAAGTCAGGAAACCGGCGACGAGCAGTGCGACCTGTACGTGTTCACCAATCCGCTCACCGGTGAGCCGATACGCAGTTACTTTGCCGACGAGCAGATACACATCTCCGCCGACATCGCCTACGCAATATGGCAATACGTACAGGCGACGGGCGATGAGGGGTTCTGGCTGGACGGCGGCGCGGAGATTCTGGTGGAGGTGGCGCGTTTCTTCGTCTCGCGGGCGCACTGGAACGCTGAGCGCGAACGATACGAACTGCGTTCGGTGCTTGGTCCTGACGAGTATCATGAGCGCGTGAACAACAACGCCTATACCAACGCGCTGGCGCAGTTCAGCGTGCAGAAAGCGATGGAAGTGCTGAACCTGTTGCGAGAGAAGCATCCTGAGGCATACGATACACTCAAGGTACAAACGGGGCTGACCGACGGCGAAATCGCCCGATGGCAACACTTCGCACAGAAGGCGTACGTGCCTGCCCCTGACCCGAAAACACGCTTGATTCCGCAGTTCGACGGCTACTTCGAGTTGCGCGACGAGCCGGTAGAGGAGACGCGCAAACGCCTGGCACACCCCGACCTGCATCCGGGCGGTCCGCTGGGTCCCTATCAGCAGACGCAAAACATCAAGCAGGCGGACGTGGTGCTGCTACTGTACCTGTTGCGCGACCACTATGACACCGAAACCAAGCTGGCGAACTGGCGTTATTACGAGCCGCGCACTGCGCACGACTCTTCGCTCAGCCCGATGGCGTACTCGCTGGTGGCGGCGGATGTGGGCATGGTGGAGTGGGCGTACAAGTACTTCCTGTACACCGCCTTTATCGATCTCGCCTCGTACGGACCGCACTGGAATCTGGGCATTCATGCTGCGTCGCTGGGGGGAGCATGGCAGGCAGTGGTCAACGGCTTCTGTCAGCTGGAGTTGACCGCAGAGAGCATCCGTTTCCTCAAGCCGCCGGTTATCCCGTCACACTGGCGGAGTGTGCGCTTCCGTGTGGTGTGGCACGGACAGCCGGTGCGGGTGAATGTAGATGGCACGAGCGTGCAGTTGACCAACGAGGGCACAGGCGATGTTCCCGTGCGAACCCAGTCAGGCAGAGCGGTCCTCGCCCCCGGCCAAAGTTGGCGGTGGGAGCACTAAACACTCTTCCCTGGCGGTCGCCGGGGCTACCACAGCCTGGCAAAGTGCGTTCATATAACCTTAACATCTCCTGAAGGTATAATGAGGGCAGACGGGCAATCAGAAGGGTATGCAGGAAAGAGGGGAGGAGGCATATGACACCTTCAGAACTTTCACGTCGGGAACTGTTGCAGGCAGGAGTGGCGGCACTGGTCAGTAGCGGGCTGTTGCTGCGTGAGGCATCGGCACAGTCGCGTCCCCGTGCGTCGCGCGCGCCAAAGAACATCATCTTCATGGTCTCCGATGGGATGAGCATGGGCGTGCCAACGATGGCAGAGCCGTTCTCGCAGGTGGTGCGAGGCAGAGGCACAAACTGGTTCCGCTTGTTGCAGGACCCCGAATCGGTGACGGGATTGTTCGAGACCAGCTCGCTGGACTCTCTGGTAACCGATTCATCGGCGGCGAGCAGTGCATGGGGCAGTGGCTCGCGGGTGTTCAACGGGGCGGTGAACGTTCTACCCGACGGCACGAAGCTGACGCCCATCGCGCATGTCATGCGACGAGTGGGCAAGAAGGTCGGATTGGTGACCACCACCACTATCACCCACGCTACGCCCGCGGGGTTTGCCGCATCACACAAGAGCCGCGATGAAGAACAGG from Armatimonadota bacterium includes the following:
- a CDS encoding kojibiose phosphorylase, with amino-acid sequence MDEYDFIDGWIIRETTYKPEEESAKATVFALANGYMGLRGAGEELPPTIPGVKGCYINGIYDTPRGKLTEREFPNMPDWTFIQFWADHDPFDPANMGELLEYSRELDMRRGVMRRYIRWRSPSGKTVRMESQRLLSMTHRHVGVIRYRLLAEDPVHIELRSSIDGAVNNRWAYHFKRFTRRQDGEEDYLEVETFEPGYHIGVMARHEVHTPAQVSVERDDPTDRCVQTIFTFDLQPEQEFELTKWCALTDSRFSEGDLHALCLAELDSVCALGFEALKAENAYRWEDLWQASDVQIEGDDEAQMGIRFAIFHLLAAAPYHDDRISIPARGLQGQDYYGSIFWDCEIFVLPLFIYTQPQVARNILRYRYHTLEGARRKAKKLGFQGAYYAWQSQETGDEQCDLYVFTNPLTGEPIRSYFADEQIHISADIAYAIWQYVQATGDEGFWLDGGAEILVEVARFFVSRAHWNAERERYELRSVLGPDEYHERVNNNAYTNALAQFSVQKAMEVLNLLREKHPEAYDTLKVQTGLTDGEIARWQHFAQKAYVPAPDPKTRLIPQFDGYFELRDEPVEETRKRLAHPDLHPGGPLGPYQQTQNIKQADVVLLLYLLRDHYDTETKLANWRYYEPRTAHDSSLSPMAYSLVAADVGMVEWAYKYFLYTAFIDLASYGPHWNLGIHAASLGGAWQAVVNGFCQLELTAESIRFLKPPVIPSHWRSVRFRVVWHGQPVRVNVDGTSVQLTNEGTGDVPVRTQSGRAVLAPGQSWRWEH
- a CDS encoding carbonic anhydrase, translated to MSFYQQALQANARYAEGFQHGDLPTPPSRKAVVLTCMDARLMPDQFLGFGIGEAHVIRNAGALATDDAIRSLVISTNLLGTREILIIAHTGCGMLTFRDEEVQKQLQQQYGADASGLALHAFPDLHESVRRQVQRVRECPFIAKDIPVYGLIYHVETGRLEEVVQA
- a CDS encoding hydrolase, with translation MMEAAIFDIDGVLVDSPHERAWGETLQRLMSTRWADIASGSRYAPERYTSEVYQQVVSGKPRQEGAAALLEYFGIPDPDGRRMQELCDFKQQMIVDLIEHGLFTAFEDGLRFILALKAKGIKLAAASSSKNANRMLERVFLQPFCKRQCLHLPFVTAETRLIDLFDANVCGRDFVHGKPHPEIFLTAAALLGVPPERCVVIEDAPAGVQAAKAGGMRCVGVARRGDTDLLLAAGADRVVVSLDEVNLEEL